A portion of the Candidatus Zixiibacteriota bacterium genome contains these proteins:
- a CDS encoding NADH-quinone oxidoreductase subunit M: protein MDSSILTIITFLPIVGVLVLAFINRENHSAIKYTAWIVTFVDFLLSLYIYFNFDSTTDKFQFVYDVTWIKALGINYSVGIDGISLWLIILTTFLGWLAIWSSWTAIKDRLRGYMISLLILQTGMLGVFVSMDLFMFYVFWEVMLIPMYFLIGIWGGPRKIYATVKFVLFTMLGSLLMLVAILFIYFKSGGSTFSISQLTDFCVSLPKTTQIWLFAAFALAFAIKVPMFPFHTWLPDAHVQAPTAGSVILAGVLLKMGTYGFLRFCMPMFPLGFEAFTPVIAMLSVIGIIYGALVAMVQKDVKSLVAFSSVSHMGFIMLGLTALNMQGLQGSILQMLNHGISTGALFLIVGMVYERRHTRMIADFGGLFKSMPIWSTFFIIVALSSIGLPFTNGFVGEFLILLGTFGKNPIYAGIAASGVILAACYMLWMIKRVL from the coding sequence ATGGATAGTTCAATACTGACAATTATTACATTTCTGCCCATCGTGGGCGTTCTGGTTCTGGCATTTATTAATCGCGAGAATCACAGCGCTATCAAGTACACGGCCTGGATCGTCACCTTCGTAGACTTCCTGCTGTCTTTGTACATCTATTTCAATTTCGATTCAACCACCGACAAATTCCAGTTCGTCTACGATGTCACCTGGATAAAAGCACTGGGAATCAACTACTCGGTCGGTATTGACGGTATCAGCCTGTGGCTGATAATCCTGACGACATTTCTGGGCTGGCTGGCGATCTGGTCATCCTGGACCGCGATCAAAGACCGCTTGCGTGGCTACATGATATCACTGTTGATACTTCAGACCGGTATGCTGGGCGTGTTTGTTTCCATGGATCTGTTCATGTTCTATGTTTTCTGGGAAGTCATGCTGATCCCAATGTATTTCCTGATCGGTATCTGGGGCGGACCGCGCAAGATCTATGCTACCGTAAAATTTGTTCTGTTCACAATGCTCGGGTCACTTCTGATGCTGGTGGCTATCCTGTTTATATATTTCAAGTCGGGCGGATCGACATTTTCAATCTCGCAGTTGACTGATTTCTGTGTTTCTCTGCCTAAAACTACGCAAATCTGGCTATTTGCCGCTTTTGCGCTGGCGTTTGCGATCAAGGTCCCGATGTTCCCGTTCCATACATGGCTTCCGGATGCTCACGTTCAGGCACCTACAGCAGGTTCTGTAATCCTGGCCGGTGTGCTTTTGAAGATGGGGACCTATGGCTTTTTGCGCTTCTGTATGCCGATGTTCCCGCTGGGCTTTGAAGCCTTTACGCCCGTTATAGCAATGCTGTCGGTAATCGGTATCATCTACGGTGCTTTGGTTGCCATGGTTCAGAAAGATGTCAAATCGCTGGTGGCGTTTTCCTCGGTCTCTCACATGGGGTTCATCATGCTCGGATTGACCGCCCTCAATATGCAGGGTCTCCAGGGCAGTATCCTGCAAATGCTCAATCACGGTATCTCCACGGGCGCGCTGTTTTTGATTGTCGGCATGGTTTACGAGAGACGCCATACACGCATGATCGCTGATTTCGGTGGTTTGTTCAAGTCTATGCCGATCTGGTCCACCTTCTTTATAATTGTCGCGCTCTCCTCGATTGGACTGCCGTTCACCAATGGTTTCGTGGGTGAATTTTTGATCCTTCTGGGCACTTTTGGCAAGAATCCGATCTATGCCGGTATCGCCGCGAGCGGTGTTATCCTGGCCGCGTGTTATATGCTCTGGATGATCAAGCGTGTGCTC